One Echinicola strongylocentroti DNA window includes the following coding sequences:
- a CDS encoding DUF5018-related domain-containing protein, whose amino-acid sequence MNRFIKNISICCTSVLLLSACLQSGLEELPAFEEADITNFRFEYRWINEEGNYPQLNVQGLETLTEVDATSGTVTCVVKVPNASQDFPESIRSQVALSELVGFADISNASTIQPTDGAPVLGQLADFSQGPYEYEITAANGNKKVWILEIAGFEK is encoded by the coding sequence ATGAATAGATTTATAAAAAACATATCAATTTGCTGTACTTCAGTTTTGCTTTTAAGTGCTTGCCTTCAATCAGGGCTGGAAGAGCTGCCGGCATTTGAAGAGGCCGATATTACCAACTTTAGGTTTGAGTATCGGTGGATAAATGAAGAAGGCAATTATCCCCAGTTAAATGTTCAAGGTCTTGAAACCCTGACAGAGGTGGATGCTACATCAGGTACGGTTACCTGTGTAGTCAAAGTGCCCAATGCCAGTCAGGATTTTCCTGAAAGCATCCGGAGTCAAGTAGCGCTGTCAGAGCTGGTCGGTTTTGCAGATATATCCAATGCCTCCACGATCCAACCGACCGACGGAGCCCCTGTCTTGGGCCAATTGGCGGATTTTTCCCAAGGGCCTTATGAATACGAAATCACAGCAGCCAATGGAAACAAGAAAGTCTGGATATTGGAAATAGCTGGTTTTGAGAAATAA
- a CDS encoding sulfatase: protein MLKVSFLRLGVVFAFLCLGCAKSKPVKKPNIIFILVDDLGYGDVGFNGSKYYETPNIDRLAGEGLIFDQSYMYPTCSPSRTAIFTGKQSFRTGVYTVPVLEKGTAQENIFSRWTVGKEHEIYAEVLAQQGYKSIHLGKWHIVGPYPEAELRMDWPIQHKLTQPDPGDFSWLEAHRKPFVQQFYPTGRGFLKNVGGTFRGDPALEKGGYHSYTGGYRAPFSNPFIAPKPDDEWLTDRLTDDAVAFMKENRSAPFFVNLHYYTVHRPIKSRNEKLFKYYMDKNGDPVTGQGMGKRKETMAAYATMISSLDENVGRLVDFLDEHGLRENTLIVFSSDNGYNGGQSSNHHLRGAKGEIYEGGIKVPTFFNWPGEVRPARTDRLLHAVDYFPTFLDLAGVPLNEKIDGKSVKPLFRSDTYESSEEALYWHLASQYKHGTCSAIRKGDYKLIQFLKDGEVELYDLANDPLETENVADQMHGKRQELVDELVEWRKSNKVPLPPNSTLEY from the coding sequence ATGTTGAAAGTATCTTTCTTAAGATTAGGTGTTGTTTTTGCCTTCCTATGTTTGGGATGTGCCAAGAGTAAACCGGTCAAAAAGCCAAACATTATCTTTATACTAGTAGATGATCTTGGTTACGGAGATGTGGGATTTAATGGTTCTAAGTATTATGAAACGCCAAATATTGATAGGTTAGCGGGAGAGGGGCTAATATTTGATCAATCCTACATGTATCCTACATGCTCGCCCTCGAGAACGGCTATTTTTACCGGAAAGCAAAGTTTCAGAACGGGAGTCTATACCGTTCCTGTTTTGGAAAAAGGAACCGCACAGGAAAATATCTTTAGCAGATGGACTGTTGGAAAGGAACATGAAATTTATGCCGAAGTATTGGCTCAGCAAGGATATAAATCCATTCATCTTGGCAAATGGCATATAGTAGGGCCATATCCTGAGGCAGAATTGCGAATGGATTGGCCGATCCAACATAAGCTAACCCAGCCCGATCCAGGCGATTTCTCATGGCTTGAAGCACACCGTAAGCCATTCGTTCAGCAGTTTTATCCAACAGGAAGGGGATTTCTCAAGAATGTTGGGGGTACATTCAGGGGAGATCCGGCCTTGGAAAAAGGGGGCTATCACAGTTATACTGGAGGATATAGGGCGCCATTCAGCAATCCTTTTATTGCCCCAAAGCCAGATGATGAGTGGTTGACAGATAGGCTGACAGATGATGCCGTAGCTTTTATGAAAGAAAACCGGTCTGCTCCTTTCTTTGTCAACCTTCATTATTATACAGTACACCGGCCCATAAAGTCCAGAAATGAAAAATTATTTAAGTACTACATGGATAAAAACGGCGATCCTGTTACTGGGCAAGGGATGGGTAAAAGAAAAGAAACGATGGCGGCATATGCGACCATGATCAGCTCGCTAGATGAAAACGTGGGTAGGTTGGTGGATTTTCTTGACGAGCATGGATTACGTGAAAATACATTGATCGTCTTTTCATCAGATAATGGCTACAATGGAGGACAGAGCAGTAACCACCACCTTAGAGGAGCAAAAGGGGAAATTTATGAAGGGGGAATAAAGGTGCCTACTTTTTTTAACTGGCCAGGTGAGGTAAGGCCTGCAAGGACCGATAGACTCTTACATGCTGTCGATTATTTCCCTACATTTTTGGATTTGGCAGGGGTTCCATTGAACGAGAAAATAGACGGAAAATCGGTCAAACCACTTTTCCGCAGCGATACTTACGAATCGAGTGAGGAGGCACTTTATTGGCACTTGGCGAGCCAATACAAACATGGTACTTGTTCGGCCATAAGGAAAGGAGACTATAAATTGATTCAATTTTTAAAAGATGGTGAGGTAGAACTGTATGATTTGGCCAATGATCCGCTGGAAACAGAAAATGTTGCAGATCAGATGCATGGTAAACGTCAAGAGCTTGTGGATGAATTGGTAGAGTGGCGGAAAAGCAATAAGGTTCCCCTTCCTCCAAATTCCACTTTAGAATATTAA
- a CDS encoding alpha-galactosidase, with the protein MNSRRNFIKSAGLSSLLLGTNTGLSLGNTVGKKVSGSGSVPGQAISVREFMVEGPLFCPYHSVGAGVPKGGCQQYYHDRPFVHNPFTLPASGMSGSPVIMDVTGRFFGFKNTVGFQASEFEFDGRNTLKVHIPAGQELFVDESGNSDLAWKAYNKEMMERLSFRSPAFIPGFWKDLEYCTWVEQKYLAQERKGQFRNLNADFVKNYLKKVRELGYPTGKFTLDHGWARFPDGDVDSGFGSWQPDKTLFPDFERIIDHIASAGFTPGIWVGFPKIQMNSTAAKIYPNLLGNWGAESSSYDPSEVRYLNPYANIYDYAHEVFAPLIKTGIRKLKIDMSYNTKSDMLLIHREMYRAIKDIDQTVEVETHVPDIFFAPYTDVIRTNDIWLDDRYDWPCRVETHYEVAFKSAPSKLINLDHIGGNDSGVITEEKYLKHLAMYEGKRGYPLVSILPHHISQKCADRTGDYLWQYAHGKKLVTSDFYLDERK; encoded by the coding sequence ATGAATTCTAGAAGAAATTTCATAAAGTCTGCGGGGCTGAGCTCATTGTTACTAGGCACAAATACCGGACTCTCACTAGGCAACACTGTGGGAAAAAAAGTATCAGGCTCAGGAAGTGTACCTGGCCAAGCGATTTCTGTAAGGGAATTTATGGTGGAAGGGCCACTTTTTTGTCCATATCATAGCGTTGGTGCCGGTGTTCCTAAGGGAGGCTGTCAACAATACTACCATGATAGGCCTTTTGTGCACAATCCATTTACCCTGCCTGCTTCAGGAATGTCCGGCTCTCCGGTGATCATGGACGTTACTGGTAGGTTTTTCGGATTCAAAAACACCGTTGGTTTTCAAGCTTCAGAGTTTGAATTTGATGGAAGGAATACCCTTAAAGTACATATTCCGGCTGGACAGGAGTTGTTTGTGGACGAATCAGGTAACAGTGATTTGGCTTGGAAAGCGTATAATAAAGAAATGATGGAGCGACTTTCCTTTAGGTCTCCAGCCTTTATTCCTGGATTTTGGAAAGACTTGGAGTATTGTACATGGGTGGAGCAAAAATACCTGGCTCAAGAGCGAAAAGGTCAATTCCGTAACCTCAATGCTGATTTTGTAAAGAATTATCTAAAGAAAGTAAGAGAACTGGGCTACCCCACCGGTAAGTTTACCCTAGATCATGGCTGGGCCAGGTTTCCAGACGGCGATGTTGATTCCGGGTTTGGTAGTTGGCAGCCGGACAAAACGTTGTTTCCCGATTTTGAGCGCATCATTGACCATATCGCTTCAGCAGGATTTACCCCCGGTATCTGGGTAGGCTTCCCTAAAATCCAGATGAATAGTACTGCTGCAAAAATATACCCTAACTTATTGGGAAATTGGGGAGCCGAAAGCAGTAGCTATGATCCATCAGAGGTAAGGTACCTTAATCCGTACGCCAACATATACGATTATGCACATGAGGTTTTTGCTCCCTTGATCAAAACGGGTATAAGAAAACTGAAGATAGACATGTCTTATAATACCAAATCGGACATGTTATTGATCCATAGGGAGATGTACCGGGCTATTAAGGACATTGACCAGACGGTGGAAGTAGAAACTCATGTGCCTGATATATTCTTTGCTCCATATACTGATGTGATTCGTACCAACGATATTTGGTTAGACGACCGTTACGATTGGCCATGCAGGGTGGAGACACATTATGAGGTAGCATTCAAATCTGCACCGTCAAAACTCATTAACTTGGATCATATCGGAGGCAATGACTCGGGGGTGATAACGGAGGAAAAATACCTGAAGCACCTGGCCATGTATGAAGGGAAGAGGGGTTACCCATTGGTATCCATCCTTCCGCATCATATAAGTCAAAAATGTGCGGATAGGACGGGGGATTATTTATGGCAATATGCCCATGGGAAAAAACTGGTTACTTCTGATTTCTATTTGGATGAAAGAAAATAG
- a CDS encoding sulfatase family protein: MKTLKLIVGLLGIYLLPALASGQEYTSPPNVILIVSDDHGKDALGAYGNSVVKTPALDHLAAEGVKYTNAYCTSASCAASRSVILTGMYGHATGSYGHTHDYHHFSTYDSVRSLPVILRDHGYRTARVGKYHLAPEQVYDFDVVLDADERSTVEMAEQSKEIIEGEAPFFLYFCPGDPHRGSPFKPEKWDDPNSFGNRPEGYPGVEPIAYQPERVKVPDFLPDTKIVREELAEYYKSVSRMDQGIGKLMEYLEQSGKKQQTIVIYISDNGIAFPGAKTTLYQAGIQLPCIVYAPGVSKKETTSRSPISWVDLCPTILDLVGISVEEDQFHGRSFKQTISDPQKYIEKSVYASHTFHEITMYYPMRSVIEGDMKLIWNIAYQLPYPFASDLWWSSSWQEAERGSQMTFGPRLRDKYIHRDEFELYDLSTDPLELNNLVDKVGYHEILKQLKNNIKTFQSQTRDPWMIMWDHGTAIQGSGVGL; the protein is encoded by the coding sequence ATGAAAACGTTGAAATTGATTGTGGGATTATTGGGGATTTATCTACTCCCAGCTCTTGCAAGCGGACAGGAATATACTTCCCCGCCTAATGTGATCCTTATCGTCTCAGACGACCACGGAAAGGATGCACTGGGGGCTTATGGTAATTCCGTGGTAAAAACCCCGGCATTGGACCATCTGGCCGCAGAGGGAGTGAAATATACAAATGCCTACTGCACTAGTGCCAGTTGTGCAGCCAGTAGATCCGTGATCCTTACGGGGATGTACGGTCACGCTACTGGTTCATATGGGCATACGCATGATTATCATCACTTCAGTACCTATGATTCGGTAAGGTCATTACCGGTGATTTTGCGAGATCATGGTTACAGAACAGCAAGAGTGGGAAAATATCATTTGGCCCCAGAGCAGGTATATGACTTTGACGTAGTGCTGGATGCCGATGAGAGGAGCACAGTGGAAATGGCCGAACAGAGCAAGGAGATTATAGAAGGTGAAGCTCCCTTTTTTCTTTATTTCTGCCCGGGTGATCCCCATCGTGGTAGTCCGTTTAAACCAGAAAAATGGGATGATCCCAATAGCTTTGGAAATAGACCCGAAGGGTACCCCGGCGTTGAACCTATAGCCTATCAGCCGGAGAGGGTAAAGGTTCCGGATTTTTTGCCCGATACTAAAATAGTCAGGGAGGAATTGGCCGAGTATTATAAGAGCGTATCCCGTATGGACCAAGGAATCGGTAAGTTGATGGAATATCTAGAACAGTCTGGAAAAAAACAACAGACCATCGTCATTTATATTTCAGATAATGGGATCGCTTTTCCAGGTGCCAAGACCACATTATACCAAGCAGGGATACAGCTTCCGTGCATTGTGTATGCACCAGGTGTTTCAAAAAAGGAAACTACCAGCCGTTCTCCTATTTCGTGGGTCGATCTATGTCCTACCATATTGGATTTAGTGGGGATTTCCGTTGAGGAAGACCAGTTTCATGGCCGGTCATTTAAACAGACGATTAGTGATCCTCAGAAGTATATTGAAAAAAGTGTGTATGCCTCTCATACATTTCACGAAATCACTATGTACTATCCCATGAGATCAGTGATAGAAGGAGATATGAAACTTATATGGAACATTGCCTATCAACTGCCTTATCCCTTTGCCTCTGACCTATGGTGGTCTTCCAGTTGGCAGGAGGCCGAAAGGGGGAGTCAAATGACTTTTGGCCCTAGGCTTAGGGATAAATATATCCATAGGGATGAATTTGAACTCTATGATCTTAGCACAGACCCCTTGGAATTAAATAATCTGGTGGATAAAGTAGGGTATCATGAAATACTCAAACAGCTGAAAAATAACATCAAGACTTTTCAATCACAGACAAGGGACCCTTGGATGATAATGTGGGATCACGGTACCGCTATTCAAGGTAGCGGGGTAGGGCTATGA